Genomic segment of Thiomonas sp. FB-Cd:
GTCGGTGCATCTTGTTGCTGGATGTAGGCCTCGAGCACTTCCAATGGAGCGCCGCCGACGGAGATTACGCAGTAACTTCGGCTCCAGAGAACAGGGCTTCGGTAGAAGGGATGACGCGTTACGCGCTGTCGTTGCGATACGCGCGACGGCATGTGTCATCACGTCAACACATAGTCCTGCGGCAACGCTTGAGCCGGGAGATCGGTTTCGCCCAGCATGTCACGCAACGCGATTTCAATGCCTGTGGACAAAAAATCAAGCGGTAGATCATTGGGCAACAGGCCAAACGGCTCCTCCAATTCCTCGTTCAGCGCGTCCAATGCCAGAAACGTGTATGCCACGAACGTGACGATCAACGGCGTGAGAACGCCGATGCTGCTGACGAGACCAAAGGGCAGCAAGAAGCAATAGACGTAAACGGTGCGGTGCACGATGACCGAATAGGCATAGGGAATCGGCGTCGTGACAATGCGTTCGCAGCCGCCAACGACCGACGTCATTTCACTGAGCGACTGGTCCATCGCAGCCGCCAGCTGCGGATCAAGCCGGCGCGCAGACATTGCGCCACCGAGCGTTGTGCCGAGATGCAAGAGCAATTGTGCCGGCTTTGAACGAGCCGACGCAATCTGCTCGCCCAGACGTTCATGAAGCAGTGGCCTTAGCTGCTCCATCGGGTCGCTCCCCCTGAGCTGATGCCTCAACGCGTGAGCCGTGGCAATGATGGCATAGACGAACGGCCTTGCATCCTGGGGCTGTTGCACCCAAGAGAGGTATTGCCGGGTCAAGGAGCGGCTCGCATTCAGCAGCGCACCCCAAAGCTTCCTGGCTTCCCAATAGCGCTCGTAGCTGGCGCTGTTGCGAAAACCCAGAAAGATGGCCAGTGCAATGCCGATGAGGGTGAACGGGATGAACGTCAGGCCGACCTTCCAGCCCAGGATGTCACCCTTGCTGGCCGTGATCGCTTCCGCCATCGCGGCAACGATCAGAAGCTGCACCCAGATCTTGGGCAGCACCGAGCCATGCCATACAAAGAGCATGCGAAACCAGTGCAAGCGTGGTCGGCTGATCATGCAAAAGCAAAAGACCGGAACGATGCCTCACACTGTACGGGATCTGCGACACACCTGGGTCTGAGCATCAACGGGCGCAGGGCCGTTTCCCTGGGGGATCACCGCTGGCCACATGGCGCTCCCTTGCAGCGCGTTGCGCCAACCCCGTCACCCGTCACCCTTCAGCATTGATGCTTGGCGGTGTCGCCGCCCGTCAGTTCCAGCCGCCGGAGTCATCCATGCCGCCACTGCCGGAGTCATCCGACCAACC
This window contains:
- a CDS encoding transposase; its protein translation is MPSRVSQRQRVTRHPFYRSPVLWSRSYCVISVGGAPLEVLEAYIQQQDAPT
- a CDS encoding bestrophin family protein; the protein is MISRPRLHWFRMLFVWHGSVLPKIWVQLLIVAAMAEAITASKGDILGWKVGLTFIPFTLIGIALAIFLGFRNSASYERYWEARKLWGALLNASRSLTRQYLSWVQQPQDARPFVYAIIATAHALRHQLRGSDPMEQLRPLLHERLGEQIASARSKPAQLLLHLGTTLGGAMSARRLDPQLAAAMDQSLSEMTSVVGGCERIVTTPIPYAYSVIVHRTVYVYCFLLPFGLVSSIGVLTPLIVTFVAYTFLALDALNEELEEPFGLLPNDLPLDFLSTGIEIALRDMLGETDLPAQALPQDYVLT